The nucleotide sequence CTTCAGTTCATTTCATACTATCACCCGCAGGACTTCATCCAGGCGATGAGTCGTGCGTATGACCGTGAAGAAAACAAAGCTGCAAAAGATGCGATCGCACAAATCTTAATTAACTCTCGTATGTGTGCAGAAGGCCACCGCCCGATCTGCCAGGATACCGGTATCGTAAACGTATTCGTTGAAGTGGGCTTGGACGTTAAATTTGATTTAACCATGAGCTTGGACGATGCGATTAACGAAGGTGTACGTCAAGGTTACTTGGAAAATACCAACGTACTACGTGCTTCTGTACTGGCGGATCCTGCTTTCGGTCGTAAAAATACCAAAGACAATACGCCAGCTGTCATTCACTACAAACTCGTTCCAGGCAACAAAGTAGACATCACTGTAGCTGCGAAAGGTGGCGGTTCAGAAAACAAATCTAAACTTGCGATGTTGAACCCATCTGACTCAATCGTGGATTGGGTACTGAAAACTGTTCCAACTATGGGCGCTGGCTGGTGTCCTCCTGGTATGCTGGGTATCGGTATCGGTGGTACTGCTGAAAAAGCCATGATGCTTGCAAAAGAAGCATTAATGGAAGAGATCAACATGGACGAACTGCTTCGTCGTGGTCCAGAAAACAAAATCGAAGAACTTCGTATCGAAATCTTTGAAAAAGTAAATGCATTGGGTATCGGTGCTCAAGGTCTGGGCGGTTTAACTACAGTTCTCGACATCAAGATCAAAGACTACCCATGTCACGCTGCTGGTAAACCAGTCGGTATGATTCCTAACTGTGCTGCAACTCGTCACGCACAC is from Acinetobacter sp. ANC 7912 and encodes:
- a CDS encoding fumarate hydratase; translation: MTTIIKQDDLITSVKDALQFISYYHPQDFIQAMSRAYDREENKAAKDAIAQILINSRMCAEGHRPICQDTGIVNVFVEVGLDVKFDLTMSLDDAINEGVRQGYLENTNVLRASVLADPAFGRKNTKDNTPAVIHYKLVPGNKVDITVAAKGGGSENKSKLAMLNPSDSIVDWVLKTVPTMGAGWCPPGMLGIGIGGTAEKAMMLAKEALMEEINMDELLRRGPENKIEELRIEIFEKVNALGIGAQGLGGLTTVLDIKIKDYPCHAAGKPVGMIPNCAATRHAHFTLDGSGVAHIQAPSLEDYPAVTWDSSSSKRVDLDNITQEEMNSWKPGDTLLLNGTIYTGRDAAHKRMVDMLNRGEELPVDLKGKFIYYVGPVDPVGDEVVGPAGPTTATRMDKFTRQILETTGLYGMIGKADRGPAAVEAIKDNQATYLMAVGGAAYLVSKAIREAEVVAFEDLGMEAIYKFVVKDMPVSVAVDVNGTSVHATAPKIWQAKIGKIPVVDAAAG